The nucleotide window AACCTCTCCTGGCCCGCCTTCGCCCTCGCCGCGTGGGCGGCATTTCGGTACATGCGCTCGAAGAGCGCCGAGGACAAGGCCTTCTACGACTGGGCCTCCTCGCTCGGGCTGACGTGGGGGGTGGGCTTTTTGCTGCTGCAGCCGTTCGTGGGCTTCGGGCTCGCCTACGCCATGAAGCAGGCGCAGCCGGCCAACCCCGCGAACCCCCAGTACCCGGGCTCCTTCGACCGTCTGATGGGGGAGGGGCCGCAGGCGGGCAGCTTCACCTCGCACCTGCTGTACTTCAACCTCATCCTGGTCGTCGCGCTCTTCGTGCTCTCCAACCTTGGAATGTATCTCGGTGCCGTACGGCATCCCGACCGGGGAGGGCAGGTGGCCATAAGGGCGTTCGGGCTCGTCGCCACGATAGCGGGCCTCTACTCGATCGCCCCGCCCGCGATGTTCCCGGTCTTCTGGGTACGCTACATCGCGATGGCGGTGATGGCCGTGGCCACCTTCGGGACGCTCGTCGCCTACGTGCGCGGGAGGCTGCGTTTCCGCTACGGTAGCCCCAGCGCCTGGTACCGGGTCACGATCATGGCGCTCGGGGTCATCGCCGCGACCACGGCCCTGAGCATGGGGCTCATGAAGTCCAACTCACGATATCCGTACACGGTATATAATCAGCCGGGGTATACGGTGAACGAGAGCCCGCCGCCGACGAACTTCGGCAAGTAGCTTGGCCTGCGCAGGAGGAGTTTCCGGAGAAAGGACGGCAGAGGTTGGCAGAGCTACAGAAAGATCCCATCACCCGCAGCGACTTCCTGGGGTTTGGGGCGATGGGGGTGGTCATGGGAGCCGTACTCACGATACCCCCAGCGGCTTATCTGCTCCAGCCCGTCATACAGGCAGACTTCGAGGGGAAGACGAACGTCTCGCAGAAATGGGTCAAGCTGGGGTCGATCGAGGAGATCCCCCACGACACGACACCGAAGCTCTACAGGGTATCCTTCCCGATCTCCCAGATCTACGGCAGCGAGAAGATCCAGAAGGAGAGCGGGGTCGGCGACACCAAGTGGGTCGTGGAGAACGCCATCTACGTCTCGTGGAAGGCCCCGATAATCAAGAACGTGCCCACGGGTGTGGGGCCGGACAAGATAGGCAAGAGCCAGCCGCCACAGTTCGTCCTCAAGGGGCTGAAGAAGCCCCTCTCGCAGGCGCAGATAAAAGAGGCCGAGCAGAAGCTCAACGTCATGAGCAACTCCTGCGCGCACCTGGGGTGCCCGGTGCGCTGGGTGGACAACCAGCAGCTCTTCCTCTGTCCCTGCCACGGAGGGCTCTACGACATAAACGGCAACTGGGTGGGGGGGCCGCCGCCCCGGGGGCTCTACCACATGGAGCACAAGGTGGGAGAGGATGGGGCTCTCTACGTCAGGCACAAGTACGTGAACGTCGGCGGCAAGAACGGCTTCCAGCGTCCGTTCGTGGCCTAGAGAGGAACCGGGAGGAGCTTCGATGGGCAGGATAAGAACCCAGACCTCCGAGCTCGGGAGGTCGCTGGTGGACTGGATGGAGGATCGCACCGGCATCGTCACGTTGCTGGAGCATTTCCTCTACGAACCGGTCCCGAAGAGGGGAGCGTGGCTCTACACCCTGGGGAGCGCGACCCTCTTTCTGATAACGCTGCAGTTCCTCACCGGGATCCTGCTTCTGTTCTACTACGTGCCCACCACGGACCACGCGTGGAACTCGATCTACTACATAATGCACGACGTCTACTTCGGGAAGCTCATCCGGGGGATCCACTACTGGTCGGCGAACTTCCTGATGGCGGTCATCGGGCTGCACATGGCACGCACGTTCTTCTCCGGCTCCTACAAGGCACCGCGGGAGATGAACTGGGTGGTCGGCGTGGTCCTTCTGCTGCTGACCGTCGGGCTGGCGTTCACCGGGTATCTCCTCAGGTGGGACCAGGACGGCTTCTGGGCGTCGGTCGTCGGGATGAAGATCGGCTCCTACACGCCCTTCATCGGGCCGTGGGTGATCCACTTCCTCCTCGGCGGGGACGTGGTCGGGCCGGCGACCCTCTCCAGGTTCTTCGCCATCCATGTGTGGCTCTTGCCGGCGCTTTTGGCCCCCTTCATCGGGATACACCTCTTCCTCCTGCGGCGTCACGGCGAGTTCGGCGCCGAGTTCGAGTACACCAACCGGCTGGCCAAGCTGCGTGAGAACCGGCAGGCCGAGGAGTACAGCCGCTACGAGCTCGATGAGGAGGAAGAGGAGTGAGAGTTCTTACTTTGCGGAACGGGTTTCTCCCGCATAATGGCGGGAAAATCGGGTCGGAAGCCGAGAAGAGAGGGTTTTAGGCCATGGAAGTAGCGCCAGGAAGATCCAGGCCCGTAGAGGAAGAAGTAATAACCGAGGAGAACGTCTACGACCGTCCGGACGAGACGATGGCGTTCTTCCCCGGACAGGTGCTCAGGGACGGGTACGTTTCGACGGTGCTGCTCATCGCCATCTGCGTGCTTTCCTATGTCTCGCCGGCGCCGTTGACGCACCCGGCGAACCTGGCGACGCACACCTACGTGCCGCGGCCGGAGTGGTTCTTCTTCTTCTACGAGCAGATGTTGATGTTCTTCCCCGGCTACGCTCTCATCTCCTTCGGGGCGGTCATCGTGCCGCTGTTGTTCATCATCCTGCTCTTCGCGCTGCCCTGGCTCGACCGCACGCCCAGCTACAGCCTGACCAAGCGACCCTTCGCTATAGTGGTCGGGTTCCTCATAATCGCGACGATAATTTTGAACATGCTCCTCGGAATCAGCCGGGTGATGAACTTCCCCGGGGCAGGAGGTTGATAGATGCCGATAGGTGACCTCAACGTACCTGTAATCGGTAAGAACGTCGTCATCGCGACGCTGGTTCAGACGCATGTGCTGATAGCGACGTTCATCCTCGGGTCGGCGCTCATCGCACCCACCGCCGAGTACCTGGGTATGATCACCAAGCAGAAGCGCTACGAGCGCTTCGCCCGA belongs to Rubrobacter naiadicus and includes:
- a CDS encoding cytochrome ubiquinol oxidase subunit I, yielding MGEVIFSGLHATLAQVDLKSGIHFSPRAFTAIVILIHIFFAELFVGFAIASPVLQAWGARTGSARMDKLAHSMIRFNVLTFSTGATFAVLFLVLLVGFYPQVTASLFTHFFYFFPVIAMISMIAALWSMYSYYYKWDRYSVLNKRRHIAIGFLSGFAIWVWMVILSGVDTFMVDGGGPNGKLTSGNIASVGSAFKGIFNPMLTEMVLHRTVANLSWPAFALAAWAAFRYMRSKSAEDKAFYDWASSLGLTWGVGFLLLQPFVGFGLAYAMKQAQPANPANPQYPGSFDRLMGEGPQAGSFTSHLLYFNLILVVALFVLSNLGMYLGAVRHPDRGGQVAIRAFGLVATIAGLYSIAPPAMFPVFWVRYIAMAVMAVATFGTLVAYVRGRLRFRYGSPSAWYRVTIMALGVIAATTALSMGLMKSNSRYPYTVYNQPGYTVNESPPPTNFGK
- a CDS encoding ubiquinol-cytochrome c reductase iron-sulfur subunit, yielding MAELQKDPITRSDFLGFGAMGVVMGAVLTIPPAAYLLQPVIQADFEGKTNVSQKWVKLGSIEEIPHDTTPKLYRVSFPISQIYGSEKIQKESGVGDTKWVVENAIYVSWKAPIIKNVPTGVGPDKIGKSQPPQFVLKGLKKPLSQAQIKEAEQKLNVMSNSCAHLGCPVRWVDNQQLFLCPCHGGLYDINGNWVGGPPPRGLYHMEHKVGEDGALYVRHKYVNVGGKNGFQRPFVA
- a CDS encoding cytochrome b — protein: MGRIRTQTSELGRSLVDWMEDRTGIVTLLEHFLYEPVPKRGAWLYTLGSATLFLITLQFLTGILLLFYYVPTTDHAWNSIYYIMHDVYFGKLIRGIHYWSANFLMAVIGLHMARTFFSGSYKAPREMNWVVGVVLLLLTVGLAFTGYLLRWDQDGFWASVVGMKIGSYTPFIGPWVIHFLLGGDVVGPATLSRFFAIHVWLLPALLAPFIGIHLFLLRRHGEFGAEFEYTNRLAKLRENRQAEEYSRYELDEEEEE
- a CDS encoding cytochromesubunit B of the bc complex-like protein, yielding MEVAPGRSRPVEEEVITEENVYDRPDETMAFFPGQVLRDGYVSTVLLIAICVLSYVSPAPLTHPANLATHTYVPRPEWFFFFYEQMLMFFPGYALISFGAVIVPLLFIILLFALPWLDRTPSYSLTKRPFAIVVGFLIIATIILNMLLGISRVMNFPGAGG